The following coding sequences lie in one Thermomicrobium sp. 4228-Ro genomic window:
- a CDS encoding tetratricopeptide repeat protein: MSVFEQFGRWLRRRQGIERNPLYRIASDVVEGRLTVERAYAAAEHPSTVARLADGDLWEVLDEASHLALDRPDQALLLSRLVILAARQKGFDRVLMEANLRAADILAEYLGPDEDETREAERQREQELHLQEALRAARRIANAAGQRRALARLARLAWQRGDRDRARELLLRQLESGREDTDTLEDVETALMLGDLARQEGNLSAAREFYNRASRSARRVGHYAGMVDALLRQVAILRELGDLDAAYALLQQAHEAAERMIDHRLQAEIAIQIGAILAEQRRLSQARAALVMALERARAAADLALESRCLIGLTQIERQAGKFRDAADHLHQLANLELRLGNRRAAIRALLDAAEFSLEARQPQRALQLLQLAQQQSEANEDQALRQRLFGLSGLAHAALDHRGEALEYLYQAFRLAQQSGDVGEQARWLIGTGEVLLEFGELQDAITVAKHAAALVRTAGSLKLEAQLAVLLGAIALARGLRREAEQHLLQACEQAERARDFAAQERALLLLAELQLQDADPHGAIGYLRQALELATATGNDELRARLHGRIARLYQSLHFFREAEEHYRAARQIAQEIDSLPLLARALRGLATVLDASGRVDEALTTYREAIALAEQLGDRRAALALHYNAALLLLDRGNDGEARYHLRLAHELALALGDDQFAASLRELLGPETRQTASFEEPADELLSESPLSPRRRTESPYDLP; encoded by the coding sequence ATGAGTGTCTTCGAGCAGTTCGGGCGCTGGCTTCGCCGGCGACAAGGGATCGAGCGGAATCCGCTCTATCGGATCGCGAGCGATGTCGTCGAGGGGCGACTGACGGTCGAGCGAGCGTATGCGGCGGCTGAGCATCCGAGCACGGTCGCGCGGCTCGCTGATGGTGACCTGTGGGAAGTGCTCGACGAGGCGAGTCATCTCGCGCTCGATCGGCCGGATCAGGCGTTGCTCCTGAGCCGCCTGGTGATCCTCGCTGCCCGGCAGAAGGGGTTCGACCGCGTCCTGATGGAGGCGAACCTACGGGCAGCCGATATCCTGGCCGAGTATCTCGGGCCGGACGAGGATGAGACACGGGAGGCCGAGCGGCAACGGGAGCAGGAGCTGCATCTCCAGGAAGCGCTGCGAGCAGCGCGGCGGATTGCCAATGCAGCTGGACAGCGGCGTGCACTGGCTCGCCTGGCTCGTCTCGCCTGGCAACGCGGGGACCGGGACCGGGCCCGCGAGCTCCTCCTGCGCCAGCTCGAGTCCGGTCGCGAGGACACCGACACGCTCGAGGATGTCGAGACCGCACTCATGCTCGGCGATCTGGCCCGGCAAGAGGGGAACCTTTCGGCTGCCCGGGAGTTCTACAACCGGGCGAGTCGGAGTGCCCGGCGGGTCGGTCACTATGCTGGCATGGTCGATGCCTTGCTCCGGCAAGTCGCCATCCTCCGGGAACTCGGCGACCTCGATGCAGCGTACGCCCTCCTCCAGCAGGCCCATGAGGCAGCTGAGCGGATGATCGACCATCGTCTGCAGGCTGAGATCGCGATCCAGATCGGCGCGATCCTGGCCGAGCAACGGCGGCTCAGTCAGGCCCGTGCTGCGCTCGTCATGGCGCTCGAGCGAGCGCGCGCAGCAGCCGACCTCGCGCTGGAGAGCCGCTGCTTGATCGGCTTGACGCAGATCGAGCGACAAGCTGGGAAGTTCCGCGACGCAGCGGATCACCTGCATCAGCTCGCCAACCTCGAGCTTCGTCTCGGCAACCGGCGTGCCGCGATTCGGGCACTGCTCGATGCTGCCGAGTTCTCGCTCGAGGCGCGACAGCCGCAGCGCGCGCTGCAGTTGCTCCAACTTGCCCAGCAGCAGAGCGAGGCGAACGAAGATCAGGCGCTGCGCCAGCGGCTGTTCGGTCTTTCTGGGCTCGCGCATGCCGCACTCGATCATCGTGGCGAGGCGCTCGAATATCTCTACCAGGCGTTCCGGCTGGCCCAACAGAGCGGTGATGTCGGTGAACAGGCCCGCTGGTTGATCGGGACCGGCGAAGTGCTGCTCGAGTTCGGTGAGCTCCAGGATGCGATCACGGTTGCCAAGCACGCAGCAGCCCTCGTCCGTACGGCCGGAAGCCTCAAACTCGAGGCGCAACTGGCTGTGCTGCTGGGGGCGATCGCGCTGGCGCGTGGATTGCGCCGGGAAGCTGAACAGCATCTTCTGCAGGCGTGCGAGCAGGCAGAGCGAGCCCGCGACTTCGCCGCCCAGGAGCGAGCGCTCTTGCTTCTGGCCGAACTGCAACTCCAGGATGCCGATCCGCACGGGGCCATCGGCTATCTCCGGCAAGCGCTCGAACTGGCCACGGCGACGGGGAACGACGAGCTTCGTGCCCGCCTGCATGGGCGGATCGCCCGCCTCTACCAGTCGTTGCACTTCTTCCGCGAAGCGGAGGAGCATTACCGGGCTGCCCGACAGATCGCACAGGAGATCGATTCGTTGCCGCTCCTCGCGCGAGCCCTGCGTGGTCTAGCCACGGTGCTCGATGCCTCCGGTCGGGTCGACGAGGCACTGACGACCTATCGCGAGGCGATCGCGCTGGCGGAGCAACTGGGTGACCGGCGGGCAGCACTGGCGCTCCACTACAACGCAGCGCTTCTCCTGTTGGATCGCGGCAATGACGGGGAAGCCCGCTATCACCTGCGCCTCGCCCACGAGCTGGCTCTGGCCTTGGGCGATGACCAGTTCGCTGCCAGCCTGCGGGAGTTGCTCGGGCCGGAGACCCGCCAGACCGCTAGCTTCGAGGAACCGGCTGACGAGCTCCTGAGCGAGTCCCCACTGAGCCCACGCCGGCGAACGGAGTCACCGTACGATCTCCCCTAA
- the holB gene encoding DNA polymerase III subunit delta', with product MSERIDALPSQPAPRWPVLGHERVTSTLTRALHAGQVHHAYLFAGPAGIGRTTLAYAFASALLCEAPLAERPCGHCRACERVARRVHPDVTRIALDAEPDDIKLISIDRIREFRASLSLRPLEGAWRVAIIDDAERLSRDAADALLKTLEEPPPYAVLLLIAEDTHALPETIRSRCQIFHLTPLPAHVIQEALSARGVSRERAKRIATLVRGRIAEAFRLVEDETALAGYEQRVGEVVAAMSEPLAAVGFARRLTEQYRRGKRAAVRKMLLLAAELWRDAVWLAADQAAPIVHEEARAALQALARRRGLAGTVAALEATLQSMADLEANVQARLALDALAVVWTEQSG from the coding sequence ATGAGCGAACGGATCGATGCGCTTCCTTCGCAACCAGCGCCGCGGTGGCCAGTCCTCGGACACGAACGAGTCACCAGCACGCTGACCCGCGCACTCCATGCTGGCCAGGTTCACCATGCCTACCTCTTCGCCGGCCCAGCGGGGATCGGCCGGACGACGTTGGCCTACGCCTTCGCGAGCGCGCTGCTCTGCGAGGCACCGCTCGCCGAACGCCCATGCGGCCATTGCCGAGCGTGCGAGCGCGTCGCCCGGCGCGTCCATCCGGACGTGACGCGGATCGCACTGGATGCGGAACCGGACGACATCAAGCTCATCTCGATCGATCGGATCCGAGAGTTCCGTGCGAGCCTCTCGCTGCGCCCGCTCGAAGGTGCTTGGCGCGTCGCGATCATCGACGATGCCGAGCGACTCTCGCGCGACGCCGCGGATGCGCTCCTGAAGACATTGGAAGAGCCTCCACCGTATGCAGTACTGCTGCTCATCGCCGAGGACACTCACGCCCTGCCGGAAACGATCCGCTCGCGTTGCCAGATCTTTCACCTCACCCCGCTCCCGGCACACGTGATCCAGGAGGCGTTGTCCGCACGCGGTGTCAGTCGTGAGCGTGCGAAACGGATCGCCACCCTCGTGCGCGGGCGGATCGCCGAAGCCTTCCGCCTGGTGGAGGACGAAACTGCCCTCGCCGGGTACGAGCAGCGGGTCGGAGAAGTCGTCGCTGCGATGTCCGAGCCGTTGGCGGCAGTCGGGTTCGCGCGACGTCTCACCGAGCAGTACCGGCGAGGCAAGCGGGCAGCGGTGCGGAAGATGTTGCTGCTGGCCGCTGAACTCTGGCGCGACGCGGTCTGGCTGGCCGCCGACCAGGCAGCACCGATCGTACACGAGGAAGCCCGAGCAGCACTCCAAGCGCTGGCACGACGCCGAGGGCTCGCTGGGACGGTCGCAGCACTCGAGGCGACACTCCAGAGCATGGCTGACCTGGAGGCGAACGTGCAAGCGCGACTGGCACTGGATGCGCTGGCGGTCGTGTGGACGGAGCAGAGCGGATGA
- a CDS encoding mechanosensitive ion channel family protein: MIDRFLDRLAALVEPTILALVIILLAWIVLRLTRATIQRAVARALQSERLSAREEAARVRTLTTLAESAVRLTVILLALLTILSIYGVPIGPLLASAGVVGLALGLGAQTLIRDVIAGIFIVLEDQYHVGDVIHVNNVSGSVEALTLRYTALRTLEGAYVIVPNGEIRIVQNLSRDWARAIIDVPLVPEEDVDRIIDILRPLLAALPSDPELGPLVLEPGEVFGVESIGQQQATIRIAVKTRPREQWRVARELRRRILYALREAGISAPYPRTVMIFHPSSPQPPASS, translated from the coding sequence ATGATCGATCGTTTCCTCGACCGCCTGGCGGCGCTCGTCGAACCGACGATTCTCGCCCTCGTCATCATTCTCCTGGCCTGGATCGTACTCCGCCTGACCCGCGCGACGATCCAGCGCGCAGTTGCACGGGCGCTGCAATCCGAGCGGTTGTCCGCGCGCGAAGAAGCCGCGCGTGTCCGCACGTTGACGACGCTCGCTGAATCGGCCGTACGCTTGACCGTAATCCTTCTCGCCCTGCTCACGATCCTCTCAATCTATGGCGTGCCGATCGGCCCGTTGTTGGCGAGTGCGGGCGTCGTTGGTCTGGCTCTCGGCCTCGGTGCCCAGACACTCATCCGCGACGTCATCGCAGGGATCTTCATCGTCCTGGAGGACCAATACCACGTCGGGGACGTGATTCACGTCAACAATGTGAGCGGCTCGGTGGAAGCGCTGACACTCCGGTACACGGCGCTCCGCACGCTCGAGGGTGCCTACGTCATCGTCCCGAACGGGGAGATCCGTATCGTCCAGAACCTGTCGCGTGATTGGGCACGTGCGATCATCGATGTCCCGCTGGTCCCGGAGGAGGACGTCGATCGCATCATCGATATCCTGCGGCCGCTTCTGGCGGCACTGCCGAGCGATCCTGAGCTGGGGCCTCTCGTTCTCGAGCCGGGCGAGGTGTTCGGCGTGGAATCGATCGGCCAGCAGCAGGCGACGATCCGGATCGCGGTGAAGACGCGACCTCGCGAGCAGTGGCGCGTCGCGCGGGAGCTACGCCGTCGCATCCTGTACGCCCTGCGCGAGGCCGGTATCAGTGCCCCTTATCCGCGAACCGTCATGATCTTCCACCCGTCCTCGCCACAGCCACCAGCTTCGTCCTGA
- a CDS encoding NERD domain-containing protein — protein sequence MRVVRNVGYLKRRQRASRVMIAVGLTGLFGSIALTFFQQLLYIYLAYAALITGFLFFNAGMQQWAKWNRRPRPDELLDATLRRLNDRYTLVHYPDIPAGWRPEHVLVWPGGILNITTRELAGRIVVRGTRWRRLDRFILRLLTFGGPPLGNPTVECQRQMEALRTFLQQRDLPGAEHVDGLIVFLNDQAQLEVVESPITVVTRKELLDAIRAYGTERRLSNAEIEEIVTALAQGEQVEGPISLPTREPAKAK from the coding sequence ATGCGCGTCGTGCGGAATGTCGGTTACCTGAAGCGTCGTCAGCGCGCGTCGCGCGTCATGATCGCCGTCGGGCTCACCGGCTTGTTCGGTTCGATCGCCCTAACCTTCTTCCAGCAGCTGCTCTATATCTATCTCGCGTACGCTGCCCTCATCACTGGCTTCCTCTTTTTCAATGCTGGGATGCAACAGTGGGCGAAGTGGAACCGGCGCCCGCGTCCTGACGAGCTTTTGGATGCAACCTTGCGTCGTCTCAACGATCGCTACACGCTCGTCCACTACCCGGACATCCCCGCCGGCTGGCGACCGGAACATGTGCTCGTCTGGCCCGGGGGTATCCTGAACATCACGACACGGGAACTGGCGGGCCGTATCGTCGTGCGCGGCACACGCTGGCGGCGTTTGGATCGCTTTATCCTGCGTCTCCTGACCTTCGGCGGACCGCCGCTCGGCAACCCGACCGTCGAATGCCAGCGCCAGATGGAGGCACTCCGCACGTTTCTCCAGCAGCGCGACTTGCCCGGAGCCGAGCACGTCGATGGGCTGATCGTCTTTCTGAACGATCAGGCCCAGCTCGAAGTGGTCGAGAGCCCGATCACCGTCGTCACCCGCAAGGAGCTCCTCGACGCGATCCGCGCCTACGGTACCGAGCGGCGACTGAGCAACGCTGAGATCGAGGAGATCGTGACGGCACTCGCGCAGGGCGAACAGGTCGAAGGACCGATTTCGCTCCCGACACGCGAACCAGCCAAGGCGAAATGA
- a CDS encoding threonine ammonia-lyase produces the protein MAGAGEDRRLEPPTFQDVVRARAVVRRYLVPTPLIHSPLLSEHLGCEIYLKCEQLQPIGAFKVRGGIYLMSKLSPEERARGVVTASTGNHGQSIAYAARLFGVRAIVYAPEGANPLKVAAMRRLGAEVVLTGRDFDEARLACEARAAAEGLRYVHSANEPDLIAGVGTYALEILDDLPDVEVVIVPIGAGSGVCGTGIVMKTVNPAIQVIGVQAAGMPVVYESWRQGRLLELATGHTFAEGIATRVAFELPLRIIRERVDDIVLVTDEEIARAMVELLETRIVAEGAGAAALAAAHRIRDQLTGKKVVLVVSGGNVTLDTLRWAFGVSATSTASLG, from the coding sequence GTGGCCGGGGCGGGAGAAGATCGTCGTTTGGAGCCACCTACGTTTCAGGACGTCGTGCGTGCGCGTGCGGTCGTGCGACGGTATCTCGTACCGACACCGCTCATTCATTCGCCGCTGCTCAGCGAGCACCTCGGCTGCGAGATCTACCTGAAGTGCGAGCAGCTCCAGCCGATCGGTGCCTTCAAGGTGCGTGGCGGGATCTATCTCATGAGCAAGCTCTCTCCGGAAGAGCGGGCCCGCGGCGTCGTGACGGCTTCGACCGGGAATCATGGACAATCGATCGCCTACGCAGCTCGCCTGTTCGGTGTCCGCGCGATCGTTTACGCGCCGGAAGGGGCCAACCCGCTCAAGGTCGCGGCGATGCGCCGGCTGGGAGCGGAGGTCGTTCTCACGGGGCGCGACTTCGACGAAGCCCGGCTCGCCTGTGAGGCGCGCGCGGCCGCTGAGGGGCTCCGCTACGTTCACTCAGCCAACGAGCCGGATCTGATCGCTGGTGTCGGTACCTACGCGCTGGAAATCCTGGACGACCTACCTGATGTCGAAGTCGTCATCGTCCCGATCGGAGCGGGAAGCGGCGTCTGCGGTACCGGCATCGTCATGAAGACGGTGAACCCGGCGATTCAGGTGATCGGGGTCCAGGCAGCCGGTATGCCGGTCGTGTACGAGTCCTGGCGCCAGGGGCGCCTCCTGGAACTCGCGACAGGACACACCTTCGCCGAGGGGATCGCCACACGCGTCGCCTTCGAGCTTCCGCTCCGGATCATCCGCGAGCGTGTCGACGATATCGTGCTGGTGACCGACGAGGAGATCGCTCGCGCGATGGTCGAGCTCCTCGAAACTCGGATCGTCGCTGAAGGGGCTGGCGCCGCCGCCCTGGCTGCGGCGCATCGGATTCGCGACCAGCTTACGGGCAAAAAGGTCGTCCTCGTGGTGAGCGGGGGCAATGTGACGCTCGACACGCTCCGCTGGGCCTTCGGTGTCTCCGCAACCTCGACCGCATCTCTGGGGTGA